The proteins below come from a single Candidatus Binatia bacterium genomic window:
- the hypE gene encoding hydrogenase expression/formation protein HypE, giving the protein MKINGFEGAIGALSCPLPVFEDSIVQLAHGGGGRKSAQLIESMFVPAFASPALEALGDGALLDVAGTRLAFSTDSFVVQPVFFPGGDIGSLAVHGTVNDLAMCGAEPVALSVAFVLEEGFPTADLRRIVSSMAAAASACPVPIVTGDTKVVDRGKGDGIYVNTSGIGRVRRGIDVGPRRARPGDAVLVSGPVGDHGIAVMSARSGLEMETSLVSDSACVLPLVRAMLDAVPSTRTLRDPTRGGLATALCEIALSSGVGVTIDEAAVPVRPEVRAACELLGFDPLYVACEGRFLAIVPNEGADRAVAALRAVSGGESACRIGEVTTGPAGRVLLRTGIGSHRRLERLSGEQLPRIC; this is encoded by the coding sequence ATGAAGATCAACGGCTTCGAAGGCGCCATCGGAGCACTGTCGTGCCCGCTTCCCGTGTTCGAGGATTCGATCGTGCAGCTCGCCCACGGCGGAGGCGGCCGAAAATCGGCGCAGCTGATCGAGAGCATGTTCGTGCCGGCGTTCGCCAGCCCTGCGCTGGAAGCGCTCGGCGACGGCGCGCTGCTCGACGTCGCGGGCACGCGCCTGGCTTTTTCGACCGACAGCTTCGTCGTGCAGCCGGTGTTCTTCCCCGGAGGCGACATCGGCTCGCTGGCGGTGCACGGCACGGTCAACGATCTGGCGATGTGCGGCGCCGAACCGGTAGCGCTCAGCGTCGCGTTCGTGCTCGAGGAAGGGTTCCCGACTGCCGATCTTCGCCGCATCGTCTCGTCGATGGCGGCCGCGGCGTCGGCGTGCCCCGTGCCGATCGTGACCGGCGATACCAAGGTCGTCGATCGCGGCAAGGGGGACGGCATCTACGTCAACACTTCCGGGATCGGCCGCGTGCGTCGTGGCATTGACGTCGGCCCGCGGCGCGCACGGCCCGGCGATGCGGTCCTCGTCTCCGGACCGGTCGGCGATCACGGCATCGCGGTGATGAGCGCCCGCAGCGGACTCGAGATGGAGACGTCGCTGGTGTCCGACTCGGCGTGCGTGCTGCCGCTGGTCAGGGCCATGCTCGATGCCGTGCCGTCCACGCGCACGCTTCGCGACCCGACACGCGGCGGCCTGGCGACGGCGCTTTGCGAGATCGCCTTGTCTTCCGGTGTCGGCGTCACGATCGATGAGGCAGCGGTGCCGGTGCGTCCCGAAGTACGCGCTGCCTGCGAGCTGCTCGGTTTCGATCCGCTCTACGTTGCCTGCGAGGGCCGCTTCCTCGCGATCGTGCCGAACGAGGGTGCCGATCGCGCCGTGGCCGCCCTTCGCGCGGTCTCAGGCGGAGAGTCTGCGTGTCGCATCGGCGAGGTTACCACTGGTCCGGCCGGACGCGTGCTGCTGCGCACCGGTATCGGAAGCCACAGGCGGCTGGAGCGACTTTCCGGAGAGCAGCTCCCGAGGATCTGCTGA
- the hypD gene encoding hydrogenase formation protein HypD, whose product MRHLDEYRDPLAIRSVLSRIEKALVRPATLMEVCGGQTHAILKFGLDQVLPPKLRLIHGPGCPVCVTPLEQIDRALAIAATPGVIFCSFGDMLRVPGSHGDLLLAKARGADVRIVYSPMDAVAIARREPSRPVVFFAVGFETTAPANAMAALVAMREGVRNFSMLVSHVLVPPALEALLSADGCEIDGLLAPGHVCVITGQEEYETVSRRFGIPIVITGFEPLDLLSGVLAAIEQLETGRACVENRYARVASAGGNAAARRVVGEVFEVCDRKWRGLGEIPASGYAFAPAFAAVDAERVFGLEDLRVDEPDDCPSGLVLQGRLVPTRCPQFGARCTPDHPLGAPMVSAEGACAAYFHYGRTAAEGEEARA is encoded by the coding sequence ATGCGCCACCTCGACGAATACCGCGATCCGCTCGCGATCCGTTCGGTGCTCTCGCGCATCGAAAAGGCGCTCGTGCGCCCGGCCACGCTGATGGAAGTCTGCGGCGGCCAGACCCATGCGATTCTGAAATTCGGTCTCGACCAGGTGCTTCCGCCGAAGCTGCGCCTGATCCATGGTCCCGGCTGCCCGGTCTGCGTCACGCCGCTCGAGCAGATCGATCGCGCGCTGGCGATCGCCGCCACGCCGGGCGTCATCTTCTGTTCTTTCGGTGACATGCTGCGCGTTCCGGGCTCGCACGGAGACCTGTTGCTGGCCAAGGCCCGCGGCGCCGACGTCCGCATCGTCTACTCACCGATGGACGCCGTTGCGATCGCCCGGCGCGAGCCTTCGCGGCCTGTGGTGTTTTTCGCCGTAGGATTCGAGACGACCGCGCCCGCCAACGCGATGGCGGCCCTGGTCGCGATGCGCGAAGGCGTCAGAAACTTCTCGATGCTGGTCTCGCACGTGCTGGTTCCACCGGCGCTCGAGGCCCTGCTCTCTGCCGACGGCTGCGAGATCGACGGCCTGCTCGCGCCGGGCCACGTCTGCGTCATCACCGGCCAGGAAGAGTACGAGACGGTCAGCCGCCGCTTCGGCATCCCGATCGTCATCACCGGTTTCGAACCGCTCGACCTGCTGAGCGGCGTGCTTGCGGCCATCGAGCAGCTCGAAACGGGCCGCGCGTGTGTCGAGAACCGTTATGCGCGCGTAGCCTCTGCCGGCGGCAACGCCGCGGCGAGAAGGGTGGTCGGCGAGGTCTTCGAGGTCTGTGACCGCAAGTGGCGCGGCCTCGGCGAGATTCCCGCCAGCGGTTACGCGTTCGCTCCGGCCTTCGCCGCCGTCGATGCCGAACGCGTCTTCGGCCTGGAAGACCTGCGCGTCGACGAGCCCGACGACTGTCCGAGCGGGCTCGTCCTGCAGGGCCGTCTCGTGCCGACGCGATGCCCGCAGTTCGGCGCGCGCTGCACGCCCGATCATCCGCTCGGCGCGCCGATGGTGTCGGCCGAAGGCGCGTGCGCTGCGTATTTCCACTACGGGCGCACGGCTGCCGAAGGCGAGGAGGCCAGGGCATGA
- a CDS encoding HypC/HybG/HupF family hydrogenase formation chaperone produces MCLAIPGRLVSVCGAEELRAGEVDFGGVRRPTNLAFVPEAQVGDYVLVHVGFAIAVIDEVVAAETLDALTALDVLRDDPDSLARFEASLPAMAEQPKLRRLH; encoded by the coding sequence ATGTGCCTTGCCATTCCAGGACGGCTGGTTTCGGTTTGCGGCGCGGAAGAGCTGCGCGCGGGCGAAGTCGACTTCGGAGGAGTCCGCCGGCCGACCAATCTCGCCTTCGTTCCCGAAGCCCAGGTCGGCGATTACGTGCTCGTTCACGTCGGGTTTGCGATCGCGGTCATCGACGAGGTCGTCGCGGCCGAAACGCTCGATGCACTGACGGCTCTCGACGTACTGCGCGACGATCCGGACTCGCTTGCGCGTTTCGAGGCTTCCCTGCCGGCGATGGCGGAGCAGCCGAAGCTGAGGAGGCTCCATTGA
- the hypF gene encoding carbamoyltransferase HypF: protein MLAREGAPVLDQHVPTTAGLRIRIEGAVQGVGMRPWVHALASRHSIAGRIWNDSDAVTIEAFGAGAGLDCFVANLGSPPMPAARIRNLSVEAIPFQDVARFEIVASSAGGERRPSIPPDLALCADCRSEILDPDDRRFGYCFTNCTRCGPRFTIALDVPYDRERTSMAPFVMCEKCRREYDDPSDRRFHAQPNACPICGPSLELVDNRGFPVAGDPIEAAAELLAAGRIVAIKGLGGYHLACDASSQLAVERLRQRKHRYAKPLAVMAPSLEAARSLAPIGPVESDLLESAAHPIVLLDKALDAPLADAIAPASRMVGVMLPYTPLHELLLQRTGRTLVMTSGNVSDEPMCFDDDDAASRLAPVVDALLRHSRRIVCRCDDSIVRVLGGAPTVLRRARGLVPAAIDLAVPTPMPLLACGAHLKNAFCLASGRAAWLGPHIGDLETDEACRGFEDGIDRFASFVGIEPEAFVHDLHPGYFSTRWALSRGRGVTIGVQHHHAHIASAIAEHGIDGPVLGLAWDGTGDGGDGTAWGGELLAADSAGFVRMGTLRPIALAGGDAAIREVWRLALSLVDDAFDGDAPIDGLHLFDEIPAANVALVRRMIATGLHSPCAHGAGRYFDAFGALVLGRGVSSYEGSVAAALEAAAAGGEGRAYPFAMEAASSFAAGVSVVDLRPAVRAVVFDLIGGTAPATVAARIHSTMAAVADQMVAGAMAELGPMPVVLSGGCFQNALLLARTRGLLLVRGRVVTHRDVPPNDGGIALGQAAIAAATLRGERSVFGGTARRAEVR, encoded by the coding sequence ATGCTCGCGCGCGAAGGGGCGCCGGTGCTCGACCAGCACGTGCCGACAACTGCAGGCCTCAGGATTCGCATCGAAGGTGCGGTCCAGGGCGTCGGCATGCGGCCCTGGGTTCACGCGCTCGCCTCTCGCCATTCGATCGCCGGCAGGATCTGGAACGACAGCGATGCGGTTACGATCGAGGCTTTCGGCGCCGGCGCCGGCCTCGACTGTTTCGTTGCGAACCTCGGAAGTCCGCCGATGCCGGCAGCGCGAATCCGCAATCTCAGCGTCGAGGCGATTCCATTCCAGGACGTAGCGAGGTTCGAGATCGTCGCCAGCAGCGCCGGCGGGGAGCGCCGACCGTCGATCCCGCCCGATCTGGCGCTGTGCGCGGACTGCCGCAGCGAGATTCTCGATCCGGACGACAGGCGCTTCGGCTACTGCTTCACGAACTGCACGCGCTGCGGCCCCCGCTTCACGATCGCGCTCGACGTGCCGTACGACCGCGAGCGCACGAGCATGGCCCCGTTCGTCATGTGCGAGAAGTGCCGTCGCGAGTACGACGATCCCTCCGACCGCCGTTTTCATGCCCAACCGAACGCCTGTCCGATTTGCGGCCCGTCGCTCGAGCTCGTCGATAACCGCGGCTTCCCCGTCGCCGGTGACCCGATTGAAGCCGCTGCCGAACTTCTGGCCGCCGGCAGGATTGTCGCGATCAAGGGACTCGGCGGCTACCACCTTGCGTGCGACGCTTCGTCGCAGCTGGCGGTCGAGCGGCTGAGGCAGCGCAAGCACCGGTACGCGAAGCCGTTGGCAGTCATGGCACCGTCTCTCGAGGCTGCACGCTCGCTGGCGCCGATCGGGCCGGTCGAAAGCGATCTGCTCGAATCGGCCGCGCATCCCATCGTGCTGCTCGACAAAGCGCTCGATGCGCCGCTGGCCGACGCGATCGCCCCCGCCTCGCGGATGGTCGGCGTGATGCTTCCGTACACGCCGCTGCACGAGCTTCTGCTGCAGCGAACCGGCCGAACGCTCGTCATGACCTCCGGCAACGTCAGCGACGAGCCGATGTGTTTCGACGACGACGATGCGGCTTCGCGCCTTGCGCCGGTCGTCGATGCGCTGCTGCGGCATTCGCGGCGCATCGTCTGCCGGTGCGACGACTCGATCGTGCGGGTTCTCGGCGGAGCGCCCACCGTGCTGCGTCGCGCTCGCGGGCTCGTCCCGGCCGCGATCGATCTGGCAGTGCCGACGCCGATGCCGCTGCTGGCTTGCGGCGCGCACCTGAAGAACGCGTTCTGCCTCGCTTCGGGCCGGGCGGCCTGGCTCGGACCGCACATCGGCGATCTCGAGACCGACGAAGCCTGCCGCGGTTTCGAAGACGGCATCGACCGGTTCGCTTCGTTCGTCGGCATCGAGCCGGAAGCGTTCGTGCACGACCTGCACCCCGGGTATTTTTCCACTCGCTGGGCACTTTCGCGCGGCCGTGGCGTGACGATCGGCGTCCAGCATCACCACGCGCACATCGCCAGCGCGATTGCCGAGCACGGCATCGACGGACCGGTGCTCGGGCTTGCGTGGGATGGAACCGGCGACGGCGGTGACGGCACGGCGTGGGGCGGCGAGTTGCTCGCGGCCGACTCTGCCGGTTTTGTCCGTATGGGCACGCTGCGCCCCATTGCGCTGGCCGGCGGCGATGCTGCGATTCGCGAGGTCTGGCGGCTCGCCCTCTCGCTCGTCGACGATGCGTTCGACGGCGACGCTCCGATCGACGGTTTGCACCTTTTCGACGAGATCCCGGCCGCGAACGTGGCGCTGGTTCGGCGCATGATCGCCACCGGCCTGCATTCGCCGTGCGCCCACGGCGCCGGGCGTTACTTCGACGCATTCGGCGCGCTCGTGCTCGGGCGCGGTGTTTCTTCCTACGAAGGCTCGGTCGCAGCGGCGCTCGAAGCAGCGGCAGCCGGCGGCGAAGGCCGAGCTTATCCGTTCGCGATGGAGGCTGCGTCGTCCTTCGCAGCCGGCGTGTCGGTGGTCGATCTTCGCCCGGCGGTTCGAGCCGTCGTTTTCGATCTCATCGGCGGGACGGCGCCCGCGACCGTGGCAGCGCGCATCCATTCGACGATGGCCGCGGTTGCCGACCAGATGGTGGCGGGCGCGATGGCCGAGCTCGGCCCGATGCCGGTGGTTCTAAGCGGCGGCTGTTTCCAGAACGCGCTGCTGCTCGCGAGGACCCGCGGCCTGCTGTTGGTACGAGGCCGCGTGGTCACGCACCGCGACGTTCCGCCGAACGACGGTGGCATCGCGCTCGGCCAGGCGGCCATTGCTGCTGCAACGCTTCGCGGCGAGCGCAGCGTTTTCGGCGGCACGGCTCGCCGCGCGGAGGTCCGCTGA
- a CDS encoding metalloregulator ArsR/SmtB family transcription factor has product MKFALTCNLTVASHAPVDAVFRALADPSRRELLDRLRAENGQALGELCARLTMSRQAVSKHLALLEEANLVVTVKRGREKLHYLNPVPIHEIAERWIGKFERHRLQALSDMKKALEIK; this is encoded by the coding sequence ATGAAATTCGCCTTGACATGCAACCTAACGGTTGCCTCTCATGCGCCTGTGGATGCGGTTTTCCGGGCATTGGCGGATCCGAGCCGGCGCGAGCTGCTGGACCGCCTGCGCGCGGAGAACGGGCAGGCACTCGGCGAGCTTTGCGCTCGCCTGACGATGAGCCGGCAGGCCGTGAGCAAACATCTGGCGCTGCTGGAGGAGGCCAACCTGGTCGTCACCGTCAAGCGCGGCCGCGAAAAGCTGCACTATCTCAATCCGGTGCCGATCCACGAGATCGCCGAGCGCTGGATCGGCAAATTCGAACGCCATCGCCTTCAGGCGCTGAGCGACATGAAGAAAGCGTTGGAAATCAAGTAA
- a CDS encoding SRPBCC family protein codes for MSKPVFVYVTYIASTPEKVFRALTDTDATAKFWFGNAVTSDWKVGSPVAFHRDGKLIISGKVLEHDAPRRLSYTFTAEHEPHNGKEGPSRVVMDLEQQRDQVKLTIAHDGFAPDSKVFSGISNGWPLVLSNLKSYLETGTTPLHAPWYEEQADRDSEKIAS; via the coding sequence ATGTCCAAGCCCGTTTTTGTCTACGTCACCTATATTGCTTCGACGCCGGAGAAAGTCTTCCGGGCATTGACCGACACCGATGCCACCGCAAAATTCTGGTTCGGCAATGCCGTCACTTCCGACTGGAAAGTCGGCTCGCCGGTCGCATTTCACCGCGACGGCAAGCTGATCATCAGCGGAAAAGTGCTCGAGCACGATGCGCCGCGACGACTGTCCTACACGTTCACCGCGGAGCACGAGCCGCACAACGGCAAGGAAGGCCCGTCGCGCGTCGTGATGGACCTCGAACAGCAGCGCGACCAGGTGAAGCTCACGATCGCGCACGACGGGTTCGCGCCCGACAGCAAGGTATTTTCCGGCATCAGCAACGGCTGGCCGCTGGTGCTCTCGAATCTGAAAAGCTACCTCGAAACGGGAACGACGCCGCTTCACGCGCCGTGGTACGAAGAGCAGGCCGATCGGGACTCGGAAAAGATCGCTTCGTGA
- a CDS encoding VOC family protein yields MSRIFGEVRQIAFVVRDLDAALRYWTETLGVGPFFVFRQMAPIDFRYRGKASPPPLLSIALGNSGDVQVELIEQHDDKPSAYRDFLASGREGLQHVSSWVTRGGYDDLMTRELAGGRVPAHEGVVPGANVRFAYFDTDSAPGGVMYEMSEALESQAAALMAMIADAARNWDGSEPIRELVLPG; encoded by the coding sequence ATGAGCCGCATCTTCGGAGAGGTTCGCCAGATCGCATTCGTCGTGCGCGACCTCGACGCCGCGCTCCGTTACTGGACGGAAACCCTCGGGGTCGGCCCATTTTTCGTGTTCCGGCAAATGGCGCCGATCGACTTCCGCTACCGCGGCAAGGCCTCGCCGCCTCCCTTGCTCAGCATCGCGCTCGGAAACTCCGGCGACGTGCAGGTGGAGCTCATCGAGCAGCACGACGACAAGCCGAGCGCGTACCGCGATTTCCTTGCAAGCGGTCGCGAAGGTCTCCAGCACGTCTCGTCGTGGGTGACGCGCGGCGGCTACGACGACTTGATGACCCGCGAGCTGGCGGGCGGGCGCGTCCCCGCCCATGAGGGCGTCGTGCCCGGTGCCAACGTTCGCTTCGCGTACTTCGACACGGACTCGGCGCCGGGAGGCGTGATGTACGAGATGTCGGAGGCGCTGGAGTCCCAGGCCGCGGCGCTCATGGCGATGATTGCCGATGCGGCGCGCAACTGGGACGGAAGCGAGCCGATCCGCGAGCTTGTGCTGCCGGGCTGA
- a CDS encoding adenylate/guanylate cyclase domain-containing protein: MEQTGGPDPMKGDRQDGEARRELAAILFSDIVGYTAIMGRDEQKGLDAIRRHREQLRQVLPRYRGRLVGEIGDGSLSSFPSVVDAVACARELQSELAADDELKLRIGIHLGDVVYSGNTLLGDGVNIASRIHGLAEPGGICISSTVYDEIRNKPGIVAVDLGEKTLKNVSRPIHVYALSARSSKTAVSRPAVRPRTLVVGGLVVLGVMATFGTLWWKQLVDSSRPAELAQLPPIRSIAVLPLDNYSGDPGQDYFADGMTDELTTDLATVSQLRVISRGSAMHFKGASRPSTPEIARTLGVDAIIEGSVVRVGDRVRITAQLVDARADRHLWARSFERDMHDVLALQGEIASAIAGEVSATLTPAEHSRLTTAKTVTPEAYDAYLKARQLINSPSDANVATVIAHLEETVRLDPDFAPAYAGLSDAWAWAAFNETSVSPADGMVKAKQAAEKALALDDHLADAHNALAGILWLFEYNFPAAENEFRRAIELNPSYGFAHDQFGISLAYFGRLDEAREHGERAVALDPLAPGYRTDLALTLAWQGNVDAAVAQVQRARELDPTLYLAEWSLASIYIEAGRLREAIGPGEKAVAMNAPVWVEAWLGYLYGATGQTDRAHAILDRWNDKYPAGTLDPFNLAVVDIGLGERERALDELERAYAAHSGFMALLGKSRAFDPLRAEPRFAALVRKIGFAG, from the coding sequence GTGGAACAGACCGGCGGGCCGGATCCGATGAAAGGCGACAGGCAGGACGGAGAAGCGCGGCGGGAGCTCGCCGCCATCCTGTTCAGCGACATCGTCGGCTACACGGCGATCATGGGCCGCGACGAGCAGAAGGGGCTCGACGCCATTCGCCGTCATCGCGAACAGCTTCGCCAGGTGCTGCCCCGGTATCGCGGCCGCCTCGTCGGCGAAATCGGCGACGGCAGCCTCTCGAGTTTTCCGAGCGTCGTCGACGCGGTTGCCTGCGCGCGCGAGCTGCAGTCGGAGCTGGCGGCCGACGACGAGCTCAAGTTGCGCATCGGCATTCATCTCGGCGACGTCGTCTATTCCGGCAACACGCTGCTCGGCGACGGCGTCAACATCGCGTCGCGCATTCACGGCCTGGCCGAGCCCGGCGGTATCTGCATCTCGAGCACCGTTTACGACGAGATACGCAACAAACCCGGCATCGTCGCGGTCGACCTCGGCGAGAAGACACTGAAGAACGTCTCGCGGCCGATCCACGTCTACGCACTTTCGGCAAGATCGTCGAAAACTGCCGTGTCGCGACCGGCGGTTCGCCCGCGGACCCTCGTGGTCGGCGGGCTTGTCGTTCTCGGCGTGATGGCAACGTTCGGGACCTTGTGGTGGAAGCAGCTGGTCGACTCGTCCCGTCCTGCAGAGCTCGCACAGCTTCCTCCGATTCGCTCCATCGCCGTCCTGCCGCTGGACAACTACTCCGGCGATCCAGGCCAGGACTACTTTGCCGACGGCATGACCGACGAGCTGACGACGGATCTTGCCACGGTCAGCCAGCTGCGCGTGATTTCGCGCGGTTCGGCGATGCATTTCAAGGGTGCGTCGAGGCCCTCGACTCCGGAGATTGCGCGCACGCTCGGCGTCGACGCGATCATTGAAGGATCCGTGGTGCGGGTGGGCGACCGCGTACGCATTACCGCGCAGCTCGTCGACGCGCGCGCCGACCGTCATCTCTGGGCCAGGAGCTTCGAGCGCGACATGCACGACGTCCTGGCGCTGCAGGGCGAGATCGCATCGGCGATCGCCGGCGAAGTCAGCGCGACGCTGACGCCGGCCGAGCATTCGCGGCTCACGACCGCAAAAACGGTGACCCCCGAGGCGTACGACGCCTATCTCAAGGCGCGCCAGCTGATCAACAGTCCCAGCGACGCGAACGTCGCGACGGTCATCGCGCACCTGGAGGAAACGGTCCGTCTCGATCCCGACTTCGCACCGGCGTATGCCGGGCTCTCCGATGCCTGGGCGTGGGCGGCATTCAACGAAACCTCGGTCTCGCCGGCCGATGGGATGGTGAAGGCGAAGCAGGCCGCCGAGAAAGCGCTTGCGCTCGATGACCATCTGGCCGACGCACACAACGCGCTCGCGGGCATCCTTTGGCTGTTCGAGTACAACTTCCCGGCGGCGGAGAACGAATTCCGGCGCGCGATCGAGCTCAACCCGAGCTACGGATTCGCGCACGACCAGTTCGGTATTTCGCTTGCCTATTTCGGGCGGCTCGACGAAGCGCGCGAGCACGGAGAGCGCGCCGTCGCGCTCGATCCGCTGGCGCCGGGGTACCGCACCGACCTTGCCCTGACGCTTGCCTGGCAGGGAAACGTCGATGCGGCAGTGGCGCAGGTCCAGCGCGCGCGCGAGCTCGATCCGACATTGTACCTGGCGGAGTGGTCGCTGGCCTCCATCTACATCGAGGCCGGAAGGCTTCGCGAGGCGATCGGGCCGGGGGAAAAGGCCGTGGCGATGAATGCTCCGGTCTGGGTCGAAGCCTGGCTCGGCTACCTTTACGGCGCGACCGGCCAGACCGACCGGGCGCACGCCATCCTCGATCGCTGGAACGACAAGTATCCGGCCGGCACGCTGGACCCGTTCAATCTGGCAGTGGTCGACATCGGTCTCGGAGAGCGAGAGCGCGCGCTCGACGAGCTCGAGCGCGCGTATGCCGCCCATTCCGGGTTCATGGCTCTTCTCGGCAAGAGCCGCGCTTTTGATCCTCTTCGCGCCGAGCCCCGATTCGCGGCTCTGGTACGAAAGATCGGATTCGCGGGGTGA
- a CDS encoding ABC-F family ATP-binding cassette domain-containing protein, whose translation MALLLGVQSVSKAFGTSPLLRDLSFGIHDGDRIGLVGPNGCGKSTLLRILAGLEEPDAGTVSLRRATRIAWVAQHPAFAPGKTVFEILLSATSDLEADEHERMNLAHALLGRCGFSDHDAVPATFSGGWQKRLAIAEALARKPDLLLLDEPTNHLDLDGILWLEDLLTSPLSGIGAFVVVSHDRWFLEHVASRMFDLDPVHENGFFETRGRYSEFLERKDIALHEQSRWQQTLSNRARREVEWLRRGPKARSTKARARIEEAGRLQQELAEVRARLDRRAVSIEMTSSQRRTQRLLACEHLGKDFGERKVLDDVDVLLSPGVRLGLLGPNGSGKSTLIRLMTGEIVPDRGRVVQADDLRIALLDQHRTSLDPSLTLRRALAPEGDQVVFAGRALHVTAWAKRFLFRPEQLSMPVGKLSGGEQARLLLARLMLIPADVLILDEPTNDLDIPTLEVLEESLLEFPGAVVLVTHDRYLFETVSTTVLGFDGSGGTRAYADYSQWEAERRPSVGVAAEPAAGDLVVRERSAGRSKKLGYLEQREWDEMEARIFAAEERLESATGRAHDPAVAADAAEISARYRELETIQAEVDRLYERWAELEKKRIAAS comes from the coding sequence ATGGCCCTGCTGCTCGGCGTCCAGTCCGTTTCCAAGGCGTTCGGGACGTCGCCGCTGCTGCGCGATCTCTCGTTCGGAATCCACGACGGCGACCGGATCGGGCTCGTCGGGCCGAACGGCTGCGGCAAGTCGACACTGCTGCGCATCCTCGCGGGACTGGAAGAACCGGACGCCGGCACCGTCTCGCTGCGTCGCGCGACCCGGATCGCATGGGTTGCGCAGCATCCGGCATTTGCGCCGGGGAAAACCGTCTTCGAGATCCTGCTGTCGGCCACCAGCGACCTGGAGGCCGACGAGCACGAGCGCATGAACCTCGCGCACGCGTTGCTCGGCCGCTGCGGTTTTTCCGATCACGATGCCGTGCCCGCCACGTTCTCGGGCGGCTGGCAGAAGCGCCTGGCCATTGCCGAAGCACTCGCACGCAAGCCGGATCTGCTGCTGCTCGATGAGCCTACCAACCATCTCGACCTCGACGGCATCCTGTGGCTCGAGGATCTGCTGACGTCGCCGCTGTCCGGGATCGGCGCGTTCGTGGTCGTCAGCCACGATCGCTGGTTTCTCGAGCATGTCGCATCGCGGATGTTCGATCTCGATCCGGTGCACGAGAACGGCTTCTTCGAGACGCGCGGCAGGTACAGCGAATTCCTCGAACGAAAAGACATCGCCCTTCACGAGCAGTCGCGCTGGCAGCAGACGCTCTCCAATCGCGCGCGCCGGGAAGTCGAATGGCTGCGCCGTGGCCCCAAGGCCCGTTCCACGAAGGCGCGCGCGCGCATCGAAGAAGCGGGACGGCTCCAGCAGGAGCTCGCCGAAGTCCGTGCGCGGCTCGATCGCCGCGCCGTCTCGATCGAGATGACCTCGAGTCAGCGGCGTACCCAGCGCCTGCTCGCGTGCGAACATCTCGGCAAGGATTTCGGCGAGCGAAAGGTTCTCGACGACGTCGACGTGCTGCTGTCGCCAGGCGTGCGGCTCGGTCTTCTCGGGCCGAACGGCAGCGGCAAATCCACGCTGATCCGCCTGATGACCGGCGAGATCGTCCCCGACCGCGGCCGCGTCGTCCAGGCCGATGATCTTCGCATCGCGCTGCTGGACCAGCACCGCACCAGCCTCGATCCGTCGCTGACGCTGCGTCGCGCGCTCGCTCCCGAGGGAGACCAGGTCGTCTTTGCCGGCCGCGCGCTGCACGTGACCGCGTGGGCCAAGCGCTTCCTGTTCCGTCCCGAGCAGTTGTCGATGCCCGTCGGCAAGCTCTCCGGCGGCGAGCAGGCGCGCCTGCTGCTGGCCAGGCTGATGCTGATACCGGCCGACGTGCTGATCCTCGACGAGCCGACCAACGACCTCGACATCCCGACTCTCGAAGTGCTCGAGGAGAGCCTCCTCGAGTTTCCCGGAGCCGTGGTGCTCGTCACACACGACCGCTACCTGTTCGAGACGGTTTCGACGACGGTGCTCGGATTCGACGGCAGCGGCGGTACGCGCGCCTATGCCGACTACTCGCAGTGGGAAGCCGAGCGCAGGCCGAGCGTCGGGGTGGCCGCCGAACCCGCCGCAGGCGACCTCGTCGTTCGCGAACGCTCCGCCGGGCGTAGCAAAAAGCTCGGGTACCTCGAACAGCGCGAGTGGGACGAAATGGAAGCGCGGATTTTTGCGGCGGAAGAAAGGCTCGAGTCGGCGACCGGGCGCGCACACGATCCTGCGGTTGCAGCGGACGCGGCGGAGATCTCCGCGCGGTATCGCGAGCTCGAGACGATCCAGGCCGAGGTCGACCGTCTCTACGAACGCTGGGCCGAGCTCGAGAAGAAACGCATCGCGGCGTCGTAA